The window TTATAAAGACACTTTAAAGCACCACACCAGtggatttttaatgttttaacattttagtatTAATTACTATTCCTGCTCATCATTTTCTaaatcatccattcatttttaGATCGATTTCCTTCCTTCCAGCCAGccattggtttcagttcatttctaTCAAATAAACTCAGAGAGAGATAATCCATCACATTCAATGTTTAGTCTTTTATAATGTCAAAGTAACATTATTGTCATTTCATAATAAAGTCATGAGGAATTTTCAAACTAGTTTGTGATGTTAATTGGCGATGCTGACTCTGCAGAAATTCAGACttcctgcagtgttttcatAGTAATGAACTGAAATCAATCTATTGATCATAtcatatgaatcatttttgtaacatttcagctgtttttaagAAACCCTACAAATCAGCacataaattgaaaatataaagGACCAAGAATGGAtccctgaggaaccccacaagtCATTAGGCATCAGGAATCTCGTCCTGGTGGTTCACTAACCAGATTACTGAGTATTCATAATGCTGTACTGTGTCAGTTAGACCTCCATTTAGAGCCTGGATAGGTGTGAAATGtacacattttacttttttgtagTTTAGAAGAAGCTTTAAATCAAACATAGGTGTGGAGGTCAAAAGCAGactcagtcattttaaaaagtttatcattaTTTCTACAAAAACAGAAGCCGAATAGTGTGAATGCTCCTTTATGCCGCCGCTCTCCAGCTCCCTGCAGTTTTTTTACAAGAGGATAAAGACTTTTAAGttaaagtgttttgtttctctcagGTTTCGCTCTGGCGAGCCCGGCGTCGTCAGCGGTCGCCTCCCAGCTGAAGCAGGCCGTATCTCTGGGTCAGGACCTGACCACCTACACCACCTACGAGGGCTACCCTGCGTTTGCCGTGACGACACGCCACAGCGATGGATATGGCGTTTTTTAAGAACAGCGGTttccaaaaaggaaaaaaacactcGTAGCTAAAGAGCATTCTGACTATCCTGTAAAGTAAAGAGGAAAGTTTTCAATCTGAAGTGGACGCGTTTCCGCTGCAAAACTGGTTCCAATATTcaattttaatgattatttctcaaaaaacaaaacaaaacacagacgCAGAATAGTGTGAATGCTCCTTTATGCTGCTGGTCGCATGGTGACTGCTCTCCAACTCACTGCAGTTTTTACAGGAAGTCAAAAAAGTGATAAAACTTTCCACAACACCGGGGTTCATCTAAGTCACAGAAACATTTGTAATAACCGCTGCTGGAAAACGTTTCAGACTCGTCAGTCGCCCTGAAACAAAATCCTCACCTGTCACATCACTCACCTTTTCTTTAGATGATCTGTTTCTGCTACATATCTGTGATTGTTTTGTGATTGATTAAGTAGCTGGCTTGGTTTGAATCCATTTTTTGATCagttaatatgttttttttaacaggttTTAGTTTGTTTGCATGTCTTTAGTATTATGTTTACAATATTCAGAAACTAAATCTAGttaaatttaatgattttgttCATAACGCTGCGTTATTATTATCTCTAAGACATCTGGGATTTGTAGTTCTTTTGAAAGTCTGTCAAAGTTGGAGAAGCAGGTTTTCCTGAGcatgaaaaatatgtgtaaattgTTTATGAGGAATCAATATTTTAACGTCATAATGAacgaaaaagatgaaaaaaaagatgatcgGAGAGAATCTGGATTTTTTTAGTTCTACAAACTGTGAATATGAAGTTTTTTAGATCTAGAAAGTGCCCGGTCAGCATTTagaaaggttttattttgactACCTGTGTGCCAGTTTCCCTtggttgatttttcttttttgtgtttcagtattttttcatgttCACATCGTGTGTTGTTGGTCctgcttctcttttttctgttcacaaaacaaaagatcCTACAATTATCCTCGTCTCTGGCGTCTTCAGCTACACTAATGTTCCCTTTAATGCTTTAAggttaaaggtaccctgtgcaGGTTTTGACCACTAGTATTTAACCAGTTGATCCTCATCTTGTttgtaaaagagaaaagagcatTTACGTTCGTGCTTCTTAATGTTGGtatgaataaaatacagaaatttaGTTGTGgatttgacaaagaaaaaaaaatcggAACTTGTTAAAACCGTCCtctgttattttaacatttgataTACGAGTGACGTCAAAATGACAACATTGGAAATTTGGGTTGTAGACCATTATTTTCTGTCTTGATTaatattttgattaattgattgattgttttgtcgTATTTTGTCCAAACaccagtccaaaacacaaagatatttaatttactacaATGTAAGATgaggaaaagaagcaaattctcaaatttgagaaccTGAAAGCAtcaaatattctgcttttttgcttaaaaaaaaaggacctaatgattaatcgattattgcTTATTGtagttgcagattattttctgttgatcgactcaCGTGGAAGTCATGATTGACCTTTCGGTGAGATAAACATCTTATTATCTGCACCTGCTGGTGGTGACGATGAGTATGAGTTGTGTCAATGTGACAtcgtctgttttttttctgatgatgaggagcaacaaacagcagcagcacagatcAGATCGTTCAGTCCGACTTGATTcttatatttgtttctttaaatgtttctggAGTTTTTATGACTGATGACACACGCCGACACCCGAGCTGTGAACATGCCGAAGCAGAGACAGTATTAAAGTGTGTGAAGCACTTAGAACTTATTTTTATAccaggaaaaagaagaaatatccAAACACTATTTGTATAGAGTTATTTTGCATTCTTtggacataaaaaaaagaatcgCCTCCATAATTGACCTGGAAACAGAAACGTGTGAAACTGAATCAGGGTTTGAAATCAAAACTAATCTGTGATGTGAGAACCAGAGCAGAGAGAATTGTGGGTATTCTGGAGGGTTTTTAGATCACAAGAAGAAACTTGCTTTGATAAATTGTAATGTTTCATGATTGATAATCTACCCGAAATAAAGAACctgaaataaaaatctgaacaaACACTGGCGCTACGTGTCTGCATTATTTtacaattaatacattttacttaATCACAGGTTTGTACTTCTGTCGTCTCTCAGTTTTCTAACAGAAAACCTGCTCGGATTAAAGATGgacatcagagataatgataatgatgtgtttcatgtctgtgtgttcagatttatCCTCTCACATTTCTCCTCAGAGCTCCTCCTCTGCTGACATGTCAGTCGTAAAATTAAACCCTCAGTTTATCCAGTAAACAGGAAGGACCAGAGACAAGTGCAAATATTATTGAATACATAAAAGTACTTTACTTACTTCTGGCTTAATATAATCTGGACCTCTGGAGCGATAACAAgattaaaaaggcaaaatagTGGGATTAAAATACATAATGTCCAAATTGACAGTTTGATATATAACAGCTTTGCCATAAATTCTAtgtttatgaagcttatacattttcagaaagttcacattgtcagaaaggtgataattctactttatgtttattattgaggtcatagtgggtggtggtggtgtactggagcaCATTACATTGaattcctaatattttgcccgtTCatttaacatacatgaggagggcaaaatatAAGGAACACTTTTCAACGTAATGCACTCCAGATGTACACCACACAAtgtacaccaccacacactacgatctcaataataaacataaacgtagaatttatggcagagctgttgtgttagATTGTACAGATGTACCGAATGAAGTGGCCGGTAAGTGTATTTaatttgctctggtctgaatcagagGATGAGTTAAAGGTAAATTTCCTTTCAAGCGagaacacaggaagaaggttaGCTGCCAGCAACTGTTAATGAAAGAcgtttcatgtattcatgttgACAGCAGATTCTCTGGCGGAGTGGCACGACCTCAGACTGGAGTTGCTGACTCTCATTAATCAGATAACATCATCTTTCTGCTCAGCTTCTCATTTATTGTCAGCGTGCAGAAGATAATGAGTCACACCAGGGTTTCAATCATCCACCAAACGCTCTGTTGAAACCAGTTAGTTTGactttaaagtgtgtgtttagCAGACTGAAGGTAACATCTTAACCAGCAGAGTGTGAAGAGAAAACCAACCAAAACCTTCTCAAACAGTGACGTTCTCTCCTTCTGCAGCCAAGAACATCCAAAGCAAACACTCAACAAACAGTAACATCATGTGACAGTGTGAGGGTTCATGTGTAGTTTGTGTCCTGCTGAAAGCTCAGATATACAGTCAGTCTGTGGATACAACTAGATGGAACTAATACAGACAACAGAGACATCTAGTGGTGGAACATGTTCATTTCAGCAGAGTTCAAGCTGCTTTTAGCTCCAATACAAGTCAACTCCATCTGTCATTTGGTTCTTCATCACttcagtgatgtcatgtgatgttcCTGATGGAAGCTGCTCTGCATTTGTTCCTCTGGATCCTCCACTAAGTTCCCCACCTGTCCAATCATTTCTCTACACCAACAGCTGTTTGACACAAGACTTTACACCCAGCAGCTGCTCACAAAAACACTCTACACCTGACTTTTATTGATGctggaaatatttatttgaagtaTATGTGAGGTTACAGACTagatcagagagaaagaaagaaagagatcaaCAGATATTctgctgtttgttctggagGATTACTGCACAGGACGAATCTTCATGCTGATGGTCTTCAGGGAGTAGTTCCAGCCCTTCCAGTAGGACCACTCCACTCCAGCAGCATCATGAGTGCTATCAGCACCCCAGAGATAAATCCCGTTGGGGTTTGCTCTATGACAGTCGTTGTACCAGAATGCCCCCAGGTGGAGTTTGGCGCAGCTACGGCTATCGGAGTCCTGGTCTTTGTCGAAGGTGGAGAACTTCTGTCCGTCGTGAGTTTCCAGGCCGTCTcctacagaaacacaagaaaacaacaagtgtCTGATCACAACACTACTGCTAATGACACCATactatataatgttatataactATTAACACTACAACTGTCACTACTAATACAGTACTACTGCTATGGCTACCACTTGTACAAATACTTCTAGTACTACTGGTactgcatctgctgctgctactgtaacataacaacatacagtatgtcatgtagaattaataaaacatgagcAGACCACAGATTTGTTGTTACTGACTTGAAAATCTTTGTGAATCTGTCTTTAGCTGAAGGAATCACACAAATAATCCAATATAAGGACAGAAATCTTCAGTGTCTCCATGtggaaactaaacatcataaaaacaaaactactacCTGCTAACAGTAACTGACCTGCTCCTCCATCAGTGAATCCAGACACATGCAGTCTGTATCCATCGGACTCTGGATCGATGGAGAACGAGGAGTAACGAGCAGACGTTTTGTTTCCACTGAAGTCCTCCATGTCGACCAGCAGCTCGTACTTTTTCCTCAGAGTCAGATGGAAGAGACTCTCaagacctgaaaacacacaaacatgaagtcACGtcagatgtttgatgtttgtttttatgaacagtttcatgaagtcacatgactgttAGTTTGGTTTCATTTCTCACCAAGCCAGTACTCTCCAGCAGCGATACCAAAGCCCTCCTTGTAGTGATCCCAGGGCCTGTAGAAGTTCACCGAGCCGTCCATCCTCCTCTGGAACACCTGGGGGAGGGAGGGTTAACTCGATAAACACAGGATCACTGACAGCTCATGATTTATTGTGAAGGTCCAACAGGAAGTGTTCATACTGAAAAACACTCAGCTGTGACTTGATGACTTCAGTTCAAAAACTCACCGTCCAACGTCCTCCGTCTGAGTCCATGTCACagtacacctacacacaaacactctcattAGTAAATATGATGCTTTAGTTAAAACTACATTCAATCAATAAGCAGCTGCCACGTCTTGAATCTGAAGTATCTTAAAGTGCCGCTGATGgccgctagatgctccaactgactcccattcaaaaaggctcaacttctctctggaaaatataaacataaaaacattattccAATAATCATTTCCTCTCCTGATCCACTCAATTATTTACTGTTCATGATGCAGTCTTAgttttcatagcaccctcaatctaactaaaCTAGtctagtgcaggtggctgtttcttgacttaaacCATGTGTAGAAATgtaggaaatttgttttaaattacaacgtatttttttaaaatattttttaagggAGGGGCTGGAGGGACCCTTGTCAATTATGTATCCTTCAAAGTTTtctcccccattttaaaacataaccagacGCCCATGGTAAGGAGCACTGATCTTTCTTATCCTATGTTTggaagaaaaatatatgtacTATCTGGAGTGTATATCAAAAATGCTGcccaataaacacaaattagcaAATAAAAAGTCTTATGAAAAAGGTGTTGGTTCATAAGGTCAAAGAGAGGTCAAGTGGGTCAATTGACCACAAATATTGTTACTTTATTACGATACctccctgttagcacaatttagctaaagtagctaacgttagcccataTGTACgcaagctgcaactctgggcttcaaactggttTCAAGGCAAActaatgggtgacgtcacatctcgctacatccatctttatatacagtctgtgtatCCAACCAGTAACACGACTACCTCCACTTATATCTGCTGGTTTAGTAGAATCAACCTGAACTGTCTTCACATGGTGACTCATCTTTGAACCAACATCTTCTAACTGTGTCCCAGAGAGGATGAAGTCTACCTGGACAGCAGATGTGGCTCCGATGGGATAGATGATGTACACTCCGCTGGGTCGGGTGCTGTCATGTTTATAGATGTCACTGCAGTCCAGCGGGAGGACGAGACGTAAGCAGGAGGTCAACGCTGGAGCCAGCAGGAGGAGAACCACTGAAACCAGctgcaacagaaacacagcagcagacacaaaattaactaaaactaaactcaGTGGGAAGATTCACTCTCCAATTTAGTTAAAACAAGTGActgtattttggcattttgtggGTTCTTAAACAGAAACCCAGAATGAAGATTTAAAAGtgcaaaatacagagaaaatagagaaaaggtAATTGTAAGAAACTCTTGTCACCACAGACTATTTCAGAGAATCTGACTGAAAGTACTACTACTCAATATTAATTCAGTCAGGTGTATAAAGTCACAAACTTACCTTCATCATCAGAGTTCTGCTGAGGTGATATGATGAAAATCTtgatgtcagtcagtcaggatgCTCTGATGTGTCTGAGCTATATTTATATCCCAAAGATTAATGAATGACTGAACAGTTGCTACCtcatacaaataaaactatttgCTGTACAAGTGGAAACATAATGTCCTTGAGTGTCTGTGTCCCTGTTTACACGACtttgtttggatccaaaccagaCATCCACCCACATTGTGGGGACTCCATTACTGGGACCAAAGAGGCCGTTCTCACAACTTTAACTGTTTACTTTGTGGTTAAGATTTGATTTTAGGTTTAAGCTTAACATTAGGCACTACTAGTCCACCAGTTAAGCTACCTGGGCAGCATCATCTCCTCTGACACCAAAATTGACAAAGAGATGGACAGCAGACAAGCCACCTAAAGTCAACGTATACCATGCCATCGTGCTGACCACCCTCCTGTATGGTGCTGAGTCATGGGTCCTGTACTTGAACATTTCCATCAGCAGTGCCTCCGCTCCATCCTCAACACCCATTGAAGTGGTTACATCACTAATGTAGAGGTGCTGCAAACAGCAGGGCTCACCAGCATTGAGGCTGTGTGGGCCACATCTTTAGGATGGTCACTGCCTCCCAAAGGTCCTCGTCCTATACAGTGAACTGTCTAGTGGCCACAGTGACAGAGGGGGATCCACGCAAATGCTATAAAGATACTCTCAAAAGGTCCTTCACCAATTGCAATATTGGTCCATTGCTACAGATCAGGCTAAGTGGTGTCAGTAAACCCTCCAAGACTCTACCAGCTTTGGAGCTAGCCGTAGGCCCATCAGCATCCCCCACAGGCCTGATGTTCAACTGTGCCTGCTGTAGGAGGCCCTGCCTATCTCAGATAGTCTTAGTCAGCCACAATTCAACAGCCTTCCTAATCTTTGTTCGCGAAGAGAGGGCTCGTGAATGAATGTGGTCAGTTAGAAGTCTCAGAGTAGCAAAGAAGAACTTGCACAtagagaacaaaaaaataattcagaCTGGGGTctggattttaaatatttctattatttacaATACAGGGTACAGACAGTGAAGAAATGTGCAAAGGGCATACAGTGCAAACATGTTAGTCCATGCTGGACTTTCCTCAGTGCAAAACAAGGCATGCATGATGAGTCAGCCTGTATGTGGGTTACTCTACAGGTGCATCAATCAATGTTCAAGGGCTGATTGAACACACATGAAGCCGATTGCCAGCAGATCAGGTCATTACAAACAAATTAGATAATAGCATCAACACATTCTCATACACATACTgatttatatacatacaaatgtcagattttacACTGGGACCCACCGGCACAGAAAGACAATAAGATAGAGTCACAGAAAACTGGTTATGTCTAATACTTTATTCAAGCCACTAGGGAAACGTTTCTCAATGTGAGCACCGGGGGCATTCAGAGAACGTGGGTGGGTACTGGaagcaatatttttgaaagGGGGACATTGAGGTGTTCTTggggggtgtttgtgtgtgtctgtttttaatgccaGTTTAGTCCTACAttcaaatgcacattttcacaatttcatcATTAGACTTCAGGGTTTTCCTATGTTTTTTCACAGCACtgtcaagtctattttcctctgttttatgcACGCACATACAAatttgtgtattgggctctgagcgcttCGAAGACGCAGGTGACCTACGCGTCTTCTAACCTTcgctttctctctaagatccttgagaaagcagtctctaatcagttatgtgactttctacataacaatagtttgtttgaggattttcagtcaggatttagagcgcatcatagcacagagacagcactggtgaaagtcacaatgATCTCCTAAATGCATCAGATGAAGGAAAGgatttctctctgtacttgtcttagATCTTAGTGCTCCATT is drawn from Thunnus thynnus chromosome 20, fThuThy2.1, whole genome shotgun sequence and contains these coding sequences:
- the LOC137172310 gene encoding microfibril-associated glycoprotein 4-like codes for the protein MMKLVSVVLLLLAPALTSCLRLVLPLDCSDIYKHDSTRPSGVYIIYPIGATSAVQVYCDMDSDGGRWTVFQRRMDGSVNFYRPWDHYKEGFGIAAGEYWLGLESLFHLTLRKKYELLVDMEDFSGNKTSARYSSFSIDPESDGYRLHVSGFTDGGAGDGLETHDGQKFSTFDKDQDSDSRSCAKLHLGAFWYNDCHRANPNGIYLWGADSTHDAAGVEWSYWKGWNYSLKTISMKIRPVQ